The window CAAGCCATGGAAGCGACGGCGGGTGCAGCCACAAATAGAAAGAAAACAGGATGAAGCTCTTTAGGTAAGGTTTCGTTCGTGGGAAGTCTCTGATACAGAGTCACAAACAAGACCATATAATAAGCCAACCCTATGGAGAAGAAAAACATCGGTCCTTCTTTCAACCCCATCGATGCTCCAAGAAGTGCTCCAACGAAGTTACCAACAATAGAAAGGTGATTTGTAGGGTTAGCAACTTTGGAGAGGCGTCGTTGTCCACCAGACATCCACTGTCCGTAAATCTTCATTTCAAGAAACAAGATTGGAGCCATAAGGAAGTACCAAAGTATAGAGGGAAGGCTCGAGGTGATGGAATGTGGGATCCCAAGTGCCAAGAAGAGGACTGATATGAGAGGTGCGAAGAAGAAGTTGACTCTGATTGGATGTCTGAACTCGCGGCGGACCGcctcgaagaagaagatggtttTGAAGAGGTAAGTGATGGAGACGGCGATGAGGAGGACGAGAGAGATCCACCAGAGCACGTGGTTGACCACTTGCGTCACGTGCAAGAACTTTTCGGCGTCTGTGGTTGCTAAGGTCTTCCACATGATGGCGTGACTGCTTACTCCAAGACACATCCCGTACGATGTGATTGGGAACCGAAGAAGAAACGGCCACGTTTTGTCATCAGGGAGAActatcttctccttctcctgtTCTTTCATATATTTGTTAAGACACCATTAATTCAAGTAACTAAAAAGCAAGAATAACAACAAAATTCCATAAAAACAtactaactaaatttttttaatacctAATTTTTTTCCTACCTAGTTTAATacttaaaactaattattttattcatattcatacatttatttttaaaactgtgatatttttaatatttaaactatgttttttaatcaaaaatattaatacctTGAGAGTATCAAGTTCAGGGCCTTGAAGAGCGTCGAAGAATCTATCAGCGGTTAAAGATTCAGTGATCTCTTTATCCTCCTGCAATGATCTGTCGATTGGTTTTCCACGTAAATTCGAGATCTGACGTTCGAGCTTCCCTGACATGGTCCTGAACAGGTCAAACCTCTTGTCATGGGAGTTTCTAGAAGCTTCTTGGCCAAGAAACAGGGAACCTCTAGGCATAGACTTGGAGTGAAACGTCATCCTTCTCCCTCCCATTCGTTTCTCTAGTCGTGTGAACTCTCCATGACTCGATTGACGTTGTTTGTCTAATAGATCTGAGGTTGCCAGAGAATCTGAAGGACTAGCCGATCTTGGATTATTCATAATATCTCTGGTTTAGTACATCAAAATTACAGAAACacacatataaattaaataaaaaacgtCACATTGAAGATACACACTGCTATCTAATTGGATCatgtatataacatataaaccaTATATACTTACAGAAAATGAAGAGAGAAGTGATGGAAACAGACAAGATGTAGATCTGATCACTACAAAGCACAGGAGTAATAATGTTTATGTGTGGGCACTGGGCAGTGGGTAGTGGCTGCTATATATGTCAAGTCAACTAAGTCCACCGAAAGACCAGAATGTTCTCTACTGTTTAAGTTTTTGAGCTGTCTAAagaaatataaaagttttatgtctttgtattttttgttttattcaaGCAGTTGTGTTCTGACCAGCAAGGCTTTGTCTGCATtcacttttaatttattttattggttcTGTACAACCAAACGGATCTCTCGGTCTCATCAACCGGTGATTTTTATCTGAAATGTGGCCCAAGCTATTTGCTAAAAGAAACTATTAATGCAAAAATATAACAACGGTAAGAGTAGATTATGATGataaaaatatgcaaataattaGGTTAAGAAATTGAAAAGGAGTATTAAAGATAATGTTCCTTGACTCACAAGTCAacacaataaaacaaaaaaatacggCTTGGCCTTTTCAGTCTCGTCTGTGCACTACTTAAGATAATAGACTTGGTTGTTGTATACTTTTACTGGGCCTACTGATTCGAAATGTTAATTGAAGTTAAATGGGCTGACCCGTTCCTTTAAAAGTCCATTAGCTGATAATCCGACGGCTAAAAACAATCCCATCTAACGATTAGCAAAGAAAGTTGTGCATACATTTTGAGTATGAAAGAGAATGCATCACAAGTCTCTTCCTCCCTCCATTTTCAGGTAAAGAGCAATTAAAGATCATCCCTTCTTTATTACAAAAAAGTATCTGAATGTACAAAAAAAGACAGGTTTTGTCTTTTTGACTTTTCGTTTGCCTAAATCCCTTTTATCTTCCGGTCGGAAAAAGCGAGGAAGTAACCGGGATATCTACTGTTTTCCGGTGGAGGCACGCCTGAGAAGAAACAGAGCCGCCGACGTTAAGAGGTTGTTTAATTAGCTGTCTTCTTGGTTTGCATTGTTAATGAAAAGTTCCTTCCTTGATGACCCATCCTTATTTTTGCTTATGGTTTCACGGCTCAGAGACCATGGTGATGGAAGAAGATTCAGACTTTACAGACCTAAACAGTGAGGGCATTCTCAAAACCCTAGAGCAGATTGAGGAAAAGGTTTCATCTTTTCTCAATCTTTCGCCTCAGTTTAATCACATGGTAGAGTCGCTAAAGAAGAAGGAAGAGCGGCTTAGAGTAGTTGAGTCTAGGGAGAAGGAAGTTGCTTTGTGTAGTGATTTCACGTTCAGTTTGACTTATCTAGCTCATTTTATCTTCGTTTATCCTAAGTGattatgtgtttgtttgttttgcagAAAGTAAAAGACACAGGTGATTTAGAGTTCCCAAGGCTGTTAACGAAGCACTTGGTACATCTCGTGGAAACAGGATACAAGTAGTACGTAATCAATACCCGTATGAGACCCTCACCCAGCTCACACCTCTCGTAAGCTCACGTCTCTCACCAGAAAGCTATCTCTATGAACAAAGAGTACCAacacgaagaagaagatgatctcACACCCAATCTCACGTGTTTCTCTCACCCGCTCAAGAACTTTCTAGAATCTTAGGTATAACGTACTACTCTCCCTCTGTATCCTTTTCCTTTATATACTCTGCATCAGCCTTATCCACTTGACTGCTAACAGCATCCAGCTAAGGGAATCTCCAACGGCCTTTGCACATGGCATTTTGCCTCACACTCTCCGTGTGACTTGCCAAAACGCAGAGCATAATACTTGGGTTCTTCTCAACAGATGAACTCTACTTCTAGGCCTCCACATTAACCTGTCTCGGCCCAATCCTTTCATCAGTAAACCCTGAACCGGAAATGCTAAACCACTTGTAACAAATCTCCACCTTGGTTTTCATTTCCGACCAAACCCGAAACTCACTTCTTCGGATTACCTTTCTCTTTCACCGACAATTTACCTTGTCTGAGAGAAAGACTAGATTCAGATTCAATCTAGCTAGAGTCGTTGAGAACCCTCAAACGACTCCGTCCTGTTTCAAACTTTGCAACTGGTACACTCTTTGTGAGAATATCAGCTGGATTCTCCAAAGTACCAATCTTAGACACCACAACCGATCCGTCAGCAACAACATCTCTGATGAAGTGGAGACGCACGTCTATATGTTTCGTCCTTTCGTGAAAGACGCTCTTTCGAGCTAAACATAGCGCACTTTGTGAATCACAGAAGATCTCCGCTTGCTTCTGTTCAATTCCAAACTCAGAGGTAATACCTTTTAACCACAGAGCTTCTTTTGTAGCTTCTACTAACGCCATATATTCGGCTTCAGTTGTAGACAGAGCTACAATGTGTTGAAGTCCCGAACGCCAGCTCACAGTGTTCCCACCTACTTGGAACACATATCCAGTGATCGACCGTCTTCGATCAAGGTCAGATGCATAGTCGCTATCACAATAGCCCTTGACTTCAAACTTCTCTTCCCTTTTGAATGTCAACTTCATATCAGTAGTTCCCTTAATGTATCTCATTAACCATTTAACAGCATTCCAATGCTCTGTATCAGGAGAGCTCATGAAGCGACTAACGAGTCCCACTGCATAAGCAATATCCGGACGACTCCCAATCATAGCGTACATGAGACTCCCAACTGCGTTAGAATAAGGTACACTTTCCATCATGCTTTGAGCTTCAGAACGTAGCTCCACCTTAGTGCTAGATAACTTGAAATGACTTCCCATAGGAGTAGACACTGATTTCGAATCTTCCATCATGAAATTCCTGAGAACTTTGTTTAAATAGATGCCTTGGGATAGTGTAAGAATTCCACATTTTCTATCACGAGAAATATCCATTCCAAGAATCCTCTTAGCCGGGCCTAGATCTTTCATTTCAAACTCACAGCTCAAAAGTTCTTTAAGCTTCTGAACTTCCTTAAGATCTTTAGCTGCCACCAACATGTCGTCCACATAAAGCAATAGATAAACCATATTACCACCTTCGTAGCTCTTGAAATATGCACACGAATCATATAGACTTCTTTGGAAACCTTGAGACTTCATGAAAGTATCAAAACGCAGATTCCACTGCCTAGGAGATTGCTTCAGGCCGTAGATAGATCGTTTCAATAAGCAAACCTTGTTTCCTTTCTTATAACCCTCAGGCTGTTCCATTAGAATCTTTTCTTCCAAATTTCCGTGTAGAAATGCTGTTTTAACATCCAACTGCTCGAGTTCCATATCTTGATTCACCACCAGAGATAGTAGAAGTCGAATGGTAACATGCTTGACCACAGGGGAGAAGACTTCGTTATAATCAACACCCTCTATCTGAGAATATCCCTTAGCCACAACTCTTCCTTTAAATCTTCGGTCTTCTCCTCCAGGAACTCCaggttttattttataaatccaTTTACAGCCAATGGTCCTTTCTCCTTCTGGACGATCAATCAAAACCCAAGTTTGATTTCTTTCCAATGAATCCATCTCTTCATCAGAGGCTGATCTCCACTTCTTTCCATTCTTTCCTCGAATAGCTTCTCCATATGTTAGAGGTTCATCTTCCTCTATCATATCAGCCATAACAAGAGCATAAGCAGCCACATCAGAATCGTCAAAACGACTAGGAGCCCTGATGATTCGTCTTTGCCTATCTCTTGCTAGGACATAATCTTGTAGATTATCAGACAAATCCACTTTCTCTGCTTCACTTTCAGTTTCACTGATATCAACATCTTCTAAGACTACTCCACCTGAAGATGAAGACTCAGTCTGATGCTCATACTTATCATCCGAAGGAAGCAGGAATGTAACTCGATTTCCCGACTTAGGAAGAATTTTAGAGCCTGTAGACATTTCAGAAACAGTATCAATGTCTTTGTAGAGAACGTTTTCATGAAACAAGACATTTCtgcttattataatctttttgtCTTCACAGCTCCATATTCTATAACCTTTAACACCTTGGGGATAACCCAAAAATACTCCCTTCTTAGCTCTAGGTTTCAACTTCCCTTGATCCACATGATAATAAACCAAACATCCAAATCTTCTCATGTGATCATAAGCCGGGGCTCTCCCTGTCCAAACTTCTTCTGGAACCTTTAACTCTAGAGGTATAGAGGGCGTTCTGTTAATCATATAGACCACCGTGGAAGACGTTTCAGCCCAGAACTCTTCACCAAGACCTGTCTCACTTAATAGACTCCTAACCTTCTCCAGTATAGATCGGTTAAGTCTCTCAGCAACCCCGTTTTGTTGGGGAGTATAAGGACAGGTTTTGTGTCTTAGAATTCCTTTCTTCTTGCAGAAATCATCAAACAGCTTGTTACAGTACTCTAACCCATTGTCAGTCCTCAAAGCTTTAAGATTCTTTCCACTTTGGTT of the Brassica rapa cultivar Chiifu-401-42 chromosome A03, CAAS_Brap_v3.01, whole genome shotgun sequence genome contains:
- the LOC103834360 gene encoding S-type anion channel SLAH2 gives rise to the protein MNNPRSASPSDSLATSDLLDKQRQSSHGEFTRLEKRMGGRRMTFHSKSMPRGSLFLGQEASRNSHDKRFDLFRTMSGKLERQISNLRGKPIDRSLQEDKEITESLTADRFFDALQGPELDTLKEKEKIVLPDDKTWPFLLRFPITSYGMCLGVSSHAIMWKTLATTDAEKFLHVTQVVNHVLWWISLVLLIAVSITYLFKTIFFFEAVRREFRHPIRVNFFFAPLISVLFLALGIPHSITSSLPSILWYFLMAPILFLEMKIYGQWMSGGQRRLSKVANPTNHLSIVGNFVGALLGASMGLKEGPMFFFSIGLAYYMVLFVTLYQRLPTNETLPKELHPVFFLFVAAPAVASMAWTKISASFDLGSRLAYFASLFLCFSLVVRINFFRGFKFSLAWWAYTFPMTAVATATIKYSGEVTGVATQILSVLLSGAATLTVIGVLVMTVVHAFVKCDLFPNDVAIAISAEQPKQKKWFKQLKVLDPEDNQIDVEAPPLLNA